A single window of Taeniopygia guttata chromosome 1, bTaeGut7.mat, whole genome shotgun sequence DNA harbors:
- the P4HA3 gene encoding LOW QUALITY PROTEIN: prolyl 4-hydroxylase subunit alpha-3 (The sequence of the model RefSeq protein was modified relative to this genomic sequence to represent the inferred CDS: inserted 1 base in 1 codon; deleted 1 base in 1 codon), translated as MGADRMSARQDGQYRDGHRQDVDTDGQDGGKMRRGGSGARPTLSPPKAGPLRPFSRRRRRWQPVAGAAARGTANTGSAGGTAGATGGSGGGGTGCTGGSWVLGPEVQGILEVFGILWSTGATEDTGGAGATAGTRGARLGMLGVLGALLAPPAPAETFSAMLSVRGALGAEXQLRRLRSYLRDESSRLRPLRRFYEKVQALHQDPEASVDNPLLAFSLIKRLHSDWPNIIYNDEATRNTQALHAGLREVEQELPGAEDLDGAARALMWLQDVYALSVKGLANGVFQRAGHPPLYSPGWRASLFADDCFHVGKVAYDTGDYYHSIAWLEEAVSLFHLSYGSWNLEDRSSLEDALDHLAFSYFMAENISHALSLSREFLRYDPSNQRVSRNVAKYKKLLEMGMGASARPLQRPNSTHLQTRDAYEELCQHPRGQPDPEQLLHLSCSYETNDSPFLLLQPAKKEMVWIQPHVALYHDFITDAEAETIKGLAGPWLQRSVVASGEKQQKAEYWISKSTWLKDTVDPVVHALDQRIIAVTGLDLWPPYAEYLQVVNYGLGGHYEPHFDHATSTKSPLYRMKSGNRIATVMIYLSAVEAGGSTAFIYANFSVPVVKNAALFWWNLRRNGNGDGDTLHAGCPVLAGDKWVVNKWIHEHGQEFQRPCSADPHD; from the exons ATGGGGGCAGACAGGATGAGTGCAAGGCAGGATGGGCAGTATCGAGACGGGCACAGGCAGGACGTGGACACGGATGGGCAGGATGGGGGCAAGAT GCGGCGTGGCGGATCTGGCGCACGCCCCACCCTTTCCCCCCCAAAGGCGGGGCCTCTCCGCCCCTTctcccgccggcggcggcggtggcagcCGGTTGCGGGCGCTGCGGCTCGGGGCACGGCTAACACCGGGAGTGCtgggggcactgctggggctactgggggctcggggggcgGAGGTACAGGGTGTACTGGAGGTAGTTGGGTGCTGGGACCGGAGGTACAGGGTATACTGGAGGTGTTTGGGATACTTTGGAGCACCGGGGCCACTGAGGAtactgggggtgctggggctaCTGCTGGGACTAGGGGCGCTAGACTGGGGATGCTGGGGGTTCTGGGGGCGCTGCtggcgccccccgccccggccgaGACGTTCTCTGCGATGCTGAGCGTGCGGGGAGCGCTGGGCGCCG CTCAGCTCCGCCGGCTCCGCTCTTACCTGCGGGACGAGAGCTCCCGCCTGCGCCCCCTCCGCAG GTTCTATGAGAAGGTCCAGGCACTGCACCAGGACCCCGAGGCCTCGGTGGACAACCCCTTATTGGCCTTCAGCCTCATCAAGCGCCTCCACTCTGACTGGCCCAACATCATCTACAACGATGAGGCCACCAGGAACACCCAGG CACTCCATGCTGGCCTCAGGGaagtggagcaggagctgcctggagcTGAGGACCTGGATGGGGCAGCCAGGGCGCTGATGTGGCTGCAGGACGTCTACGCA CTGAGCGTCAAGGGCTTGGCCAATGGCGTCTTCCAGAGAGCTGGGCACCCACCCCTCTACAGCCCTGGCTGGCGCGCCTCCCTCTTTGCCGACGACTGCTTCCACGTGGGAAAG GTGGCCTATGACACAGGTGACTATTACCACTCCATTGCATGGCTGGAGGAGGCTGTCAGCCTCTTCCACCTCTCCTATGGCAGCTGGAACCTGGAGGACCGGAGCAGCCTGGAGGATGCTCTGGACCATCTGGCCTTCTCCTACTTCATG GCTGAAAACATCTCTCATGCCTTGAGCCTCTCCAGGGAGTTTCTCCGCTATG atcccagtaACCAAAGGGTGTCGAGGAACGTGGCCAAGTACAAGAAGCTgctggagatggggatgggggcAAGTGCCAGGCCCCTGCAGCGCCCCAACAGCACCCACCTGCAGACCCGTGACGCCTAcgaggagctgtgccagcacccCAGGGGGCAG ccagacccagagcagctcctgcacctcAGCTGCTCCTACGAGACCAACGACAGCCcgttcctcctcctccagcctgcCAAGAAGGAGATGGTCTGGATCCAGCCCCATGTGGCTCTGTACCATGATTTCATTACCGATGCTGAGGCTGAGACTATTAAGGGCTTGGCAGGGCCCTGG CTGCAGAGATCCGTGGTTGCCTctggggagaagcagcagaaagccGAATACTGGATAAGCAAGAG CACCTGGCTGAAGGACACGGTCGACCCTGTGGTGCACGCATTGGATCAGCGCATCATCGCTGTCACTGGCCTGGACCTGTGGCCACCCTATGCTGAGTACCTGCAGGTGGTCAACTATGGCTTGGGAGGCCACTATGAGCCACACTTCGATCACGCCACG TCCACGAAGAGTCCCCTGTACAGAATGAAGTCAGGCAACAGGATTGCCACAGTCATGATCTAT CTGAGTGCAGTGGAGGCTGGAGGCTCCACTGCTTTCATCTATGCCAACTTCAGCGTGCCTGTGGTCAAG AATGCGGCTCTTTTCTGGTGGAACCTGCGGAGGAATGGGAATGGTGATGGGGACACCCTCCACGCCGGCTGCCCCGTCCTGGCCGGGGACAAGTGGG TGGTGAATAAGTGGATCCATGAACACGGGCAGGAGTTCCAGCGGCCGTGCAGTGCTGACCCACACGACTGA
- the PPME1 gene encoding protein phosphatase methylesterase 1, with product MSALEKQLHLGRLPPRPPLPGGGGHSGSKMRMGPGRKRDFSPVLWSQYFESMEDVVVENDTGKDTFRIYKSGLEGPVLLLLHGGGHSALSWAVFTSAIINRIQCRIVALDLRGHGETKVRNPEDLSAETMSKDVGSVVEALYGDLPPPIMLIGHSMGGAIAVHTAVANLLPSLLGLCMIDVVEGTAMDALNSMQNFLRSRPKTFKSLENAIEWSVKSGQIRNLESARVSMVGQVKQCEGAASPECPKAIVEGIIEEEEEEDENEEGEGSVNKRKKEDDTETKKEHLYTWRIELAKTEKYWDGWFRGLSNLFLSCPTPKLLLLAGVDRLDKDLTIGQMQGKFQMQVLPQCGHAVHEDAPDKVAEAVATFLIRHRFTEPIGGFQCVFPAC from the exons ATGTCGGCCCTGGAGAAGCAGCTGCATCTGGGCCGCCTCCCGCCTCGGCCCCCGTTGCCCGGAGGCGGCGGCCATTCCGGGTCGAAGATGCGCATGGG CCCTGGAAGAAAGCGTGATTTTTCACCAGTGCTTTGGAGCCAGTACTTTGAGTCTATGGAGGATGTTGTGGTAGAAAATGACACTGGCAAGGata CTTTTCGAATTTACAAAAGTGGCTTGGAGGGGCCTGTCTTGCTGCTGTTACACGGTGGAGGCCACTCTGCTCTGTCCTGGGCTGTGTTTACT TCTGCAATCATTAACAGGATCCAGTGTAGGATTGTGGCCTTAGACCTCCGAGGCCATG gagaaaCGAAAGTAAGGAATCCTGAGGATCTGTCTGCAGAGACTATGTCAAA agacGTGGGGAGCGTGGTGGAAGCGCTGTATGGGGACCTGCCGCCGCCCATCATGCTGATCGGGCACAGCATGGGGGGGGCCATCGCTGTGCACACGGCTGTCGCCAACCTGCTGCCAAGTCTGCTGGGGCTCTGCATGATCGACGTCGTGGAAG GTACAGCCATGGATGCCTTGAACAGCATGCAGAACTTCCTAAGGAGTCGTCCCAAAACATTCAAGTCGCTTGAGAATGCCATTGAGTGGAG TGTAAAAAGTGGACAGATAAGAAATCTCGAATCTGCCAGAGTTTCTATGGTTGGTCAAGTCAAACA gTGCGAAGGGGCTGCCAGTCCTGAATGCCCTAAAGCCATAGTAGAGGGAATTattgaggaagaggaggaggaggatgagaaTGAGGAAGGAGAAGGCTCTGTcaacaaaaggaagaaagaggatGACACAGAG ACAAAGAAGGAGCATTTATACACGTGGCGAATCGAACTAGCCAAAACAGAAAAGTACTGGGATGGCTGGTTCAGGGGTTTATCCAACCTCTTCCTAAGCTGTCCGACTCCAAAGCTTTTGCTTTTAGCTG GTGTTGACAGGCTGGATAAAGATCTAACCATTGGACAGATGCAAG GGAAGTTCCAGATGCAGGTCCTCCCACAGTGTGGCCACGCAGTCCATGAAGATGCTCCGGACAAG GTTGCTGAAGCTGTTGCAACATTCCTGATCCGTCACAGGTTTACAGAGCCCATTGGTGGATTCCAGTG tGTGTTTCCTGCTTGTTAA